A section of the Phycisphaerales bacterium genome encodes:
- a CDS encoding M28 family peptidase, with translation MKTWQRSTPIFRITVIVGLLLPTGLLTACETTNSVKPAPTVVVNTPEEQQSSTNPKVQPGPENIRAFDPEATSLVAVQDEDEGVQEEAPPLTEQEAEMNLLSTMGQVDPEVLTYYQHVITLSNPYFEGRAPTTDGFRRAESYVEFYLDKYGLEGPFEPTVVSTDKGEIETRHRQSFTFSQGRGNTKIENQSARVLDIAFKPDEDFRSLGNAGNGMVTAPVTFVGYAIDSGPDGYSSFEEDTDLSGRIAMILRYEPLNENGKSLWSERLFSSKSSIAQKFDAVIERGAAGIIMINPPDARDGRRGLETLRRTSRFEPTLEVPAIQMTPEAANQLLQDIDPEHRDLMTLRREADQGKIKTLNFDNNADVTFGADVVRANRITTDNVAGVLPGHGDLADQWVVVGAHLDHVGYGYTGTSSNYEGQLHPGADDNASGSSALLVMTSRLARAYKNLPEDTPRRSVLMIWFGAEEAGLHGSDYFVKNPTMPVDNIQAMMNFDMVGRLRNNNLSLSGTGTAVEFDEILPPHYERSGLTVTTSPGGLGPSDHASFYRAGVPVLFPFTGLHDDYHTPTDRAFTINPEGAMQVVNFAEPLILELALMPEKLTMDEDAEEDSAPPSRTGAKVRLGIMPGYGDENGKGVRVEAVSKGTSADKGGVKKGDILVKWNDTDLEGPRVLAEVLRQHSPGDTVTLVIRRDGTLETLELKLEGR, from the coding sequence ATGAAAACTTGGCAACGATCTACACCAATCTTCCGCATCACAGTCATAGTAGGCCTCCTGCTTCCAACTGGCCTGCTAACTGCCTGTGAGACCACAAATAGCGTCAAACCTGCCCCGACAGTGGTGGTCAACACTCCAGAAGAACAGCAATCGAGTACCAATCCGAAGGTCCAGCCCGGGCCAGAGAACATCCGTGCCTTTGACCCAGAAGCCACCAGTCTTGTGGCCGTCCAGGATGAAGATGAGGGTGTCCAGGAAGAGGCCCCGCCACTGACCGAGCAAGAGGCCGAGATGAACCTCCTGTCCACGATGGGGCAGGTCGATCCAGAGGTACTGACCTACTACCAACACGTGATTACGCTCTCAAATCCATACTTTGAAGGGCGAGCCCCAACGACAGATGGTTTTCGAAGAGCTGAGTCGTATGTTGAGTTCTATCTCGATAAGTATGGTTTAGAGGGTCCATTCGAACCAACCGTCGTCTCGACTGACAAGGGTGAAATAGAGACGCGCCATCGACAGAGCTTTACCTTCAGCCAAGGACGCGGAAATACCAAAATTGAAAATCAGTCCGCTCGCGTGTTAGATATCGCGTTCAAACCTGACGAAGACTTCAGGAGCTTAGGCAATGCTGGCAATGGCATGGTGACCGCACCAGTTACGTTTGTGGGTTATGCCATCGATTCTGGTCCTGATGGATACTCAAGCTTTGAGGAAGACACAGATCTTTCTGGCCGCATCGCGATGATACTTCGCTATGAGCCACTCAACGAAAATGGCAAGAGCCTATGGTCTGAGCGACTCTTTTCCAGTAAATCTTCAATCGCTCAAAAATTTGATGCGGTCATCGAACGAGGTGCCGCTGGGATCATCATGATTAACCCCCCAGATGCTCGCGATGGAAGACGGGGACTCGAAACACTGCGTCGGACTTCACGTTTTGAGCCAACGCTAGAAGTGCCTGCAATACAAATGACGCCTGAAGCTGCAAACCAACTTCTTCAAGACATTGATCCCGAACACCGAGATCTGATGACCCTACGTCGTGAAGCTGATCAAGGCAAAATTAAGACACTTAACTTTGATAACAATGCTGACGTCACGTTCGGTGCCGATGTTGTGCGTGCAAACCGCATCACCACTGACAACGTTGCTGGGGTGCTGCCCGGTCATGGTGATCTTGCCGATCAATGGGTTGTCGTTGGTGCTCACCTAGATCATGTTGGCTATGGCTATACCGGCACAAGTTCAAACTATGAAGGTCAACTTCATCCCGGGGCTGACGATAATGCATCGGGATCTTCTGCTCTATTAGTTATGACGAGTCGGCTGGCTCGAGCATATAAGAATCTTCCAGAGGATACACCGCGAAGATCGGTCCTCATGATTTGGTTTGGTGCGGAAGAAGCTGGCTTGCACGGCTCGGATTACTTCGTCAAGAATCCGACGATGCCAGTTGACAATATTCAGGCCATGATGAACTTCGATATGGTTGGCCGCCTTCGCAATAACAATCTCTCGCTCTCTGGAACTGGCACCGCAGTTGAGTTCGATGAGATTCTTCCACCGCATTATGAACGCAGTGGCCTGACAGTGACAACATCACCCGGTGGACTGGGACCATCTGATCACGCCAGCTTCTATCGCGCTGGTGTGCCAGTACTCTTTCCGTTCACAGGACTTCATGATGATTACCACACGCCAACCGACCGGGCTTTCACGATCAATCCTGAAGGTGCCATGCAGGTAGTCAATTTTGCGGAGCCGCTGATCCTCGAGTTGGCACTGATGCCTGAAAAACTGACGATGGACGAAGACGCAGAAGAGGACTCAGCCCCGCCCAGCCGCACTGGGGCAAAGGTTCGACTGGGCATCATGCCTGGATATGGCGACGAGAACGGCAAAGGCGTCCGAGTCGAAGCTGTCTCTAAAGGCACCTCAGCCGACAAGGGTGGTGTGAAAAAGGGCGACATCTTGGTCAAGTGGAATGATACGGATCTCGAAGGCCCACGCGTCCTCGCAGAGGTACTCCGTCAGCATAGCCCTGGCGACACCGTGACCCTCGTCATTCGAAGAGATGGCACTCTCGAAACACTCGAACTCAAGCTCGAAGGCAGGTAA
- the gcvPA gene encoding aminomethyl-transferring glycine dehydrogenase subunit GcvPA, with product MDYTQITQQEEEQMLATIGVSSVDELFEAIPASIRCKEVLDLPPALSELELQRALREMADHNNGAHDMTCFMGAGAYDHFSPVLIDQLVGRGEFLTAYTPYQSEASQGSLQAFFEFQTQVARLAGLDIANASLYDGATAAAEAVLLALNATGKRRVLVADTVHPDTRTVIKSYLGDLPAEYIELPSSDGHVSAETVRSYLDNDTAAVMIQSPNVWGLIEDSKGCFDATHEQDKTIAVAVFNPIASAMLHSPGACGADIATAEGQPLGVPLSFGGPYLGLFAARSTFLRKMPGRIIGQTKDVDGRRCFCLTLQTREQHIRGAKATSNVCTNQGLLALRATMFMSTLGTNGLREMAEQCYHKAHYLANQIAKLPGFRLTFEGPFFNEFCVTCPENVTAIVEAGKRRGILVGVAPSGRRMSSIGNPNQLIIAVTEKRTKKEMDSLVNLFRTFTEGSDKVTS from the coding sequence ATGGATTACACCCAAATTACACAGCAAGAAGAAGAACAGATGCTGGCCACGATTGGTGTGTCCAGTGTAGACGAGCTATTTGAAGCGATACCAGCTTCGATTCGATGCAAGGAGGTCCTTGATCTGCCTCCAGCGCTTTCAGAACTCGAGTTACAGCGTGCGCTTCGAGAGATGGCTGATCACAATAACGGTGCGCATGACATGACTTGTTTCATGGGCGCTGGTGCGTATGACCATTTTTCACCAGTATTGATTGATCAGTTAGTTGGGCGGGGAGAATTTCTGACCGCTTACACGCCGTATCAATCTGAAGCCTCGCAAGGTTCTCTTCAAGCCTTTTTTGAATTTCAAACACAGGTTGCCCGCTTGGCAGGTTTAGACATTGCGAATGCAAGTCTTTACGACGGCGCAACAGCAGCAGCAGAAGCGGTGCTATTGGCGCTCAATGCAACGGGGAAGCGCCGAGTTTTGGTAGCCGATACTGTTCACCCTGATACAAGAACGGTTATTAAGTCATATCTAGGCGACCTTCCGGCTGAATATATTGAATTGCCATCAAGTGATGGACATGTATCTGCTGAGACAGTGCGGTCATATCTGGATAATGACACTGCTGCAGTCATGATCCAATCGCCCAATGTTTGGGGCCTGATTGAAGACTCCAAAGGTTGCTTTGATGCGACGCATGAGCAAGATAAAACGATTGCAGTTGCAGTCTTTAATCCCATCGCATCAGCAATGTTGCACTCGCCCGGGGCTTGTGGAGCCGATATTGCAACCGCTGAAGGGCAGCCACTGGGAGTGCCCTTGAGCTTTGGGGGTCCTTATCTGGGGCTCTTTGCTGCTCGATCAACTTTTCTTCGCAAAATGCCAGGTCGAATCATCGGTCAAACAAAGGATGTTGATGGACGGCGTTGCTTTTGTTTGACGCTTCAGACCCGAGAGCAGCATATTCGCGGAGCCAAAGCAACAAGCAATGTCTGTACGAATCAAGGTTTATTGGCGCTGCGTGCAACGATGTTCATGTCTACGCTTGGAACAAATGGTCTTCGTGAGATGGCGGAGCAGTGTTATCACAAGGCCCACTATCTGGCGAATCAGATTGCCAAGTTGCCAGGCTTTCGTCTTACTTTCGAAGGGCCATTCTTCAATGAGTTCTGTGTGACTTGTCCTGAGAATGTCACCGCGATCGTCGAAGCAGGTAAACGTCGAGGCATACTTGTTGGCGTTGCTCCTAGTGGACGTCGAATGAGTTCGATTGGAAACCCAAACCAACTCATAATAGCCGTTACTGAAAAGAGAACAAAAAAAGAGATGGATTCACTTGTGAATCTTTTTCGTACATTCACTGAAGGCAGTGATAAGGTGACATCATGA